In Nitrobacteraceae bacterium AZCC 1564, the following proteins share a genomic window:
- a CDS encoding DNA-binding IclR family transcriptional regulator (product_source=COG1414; cath_funfam=1.10.10.10; cog=COG1414; pfam=PF01614,PF09339; smart=SM00346; superfamily=46785,55781): protein MKKTATKLAKAPAAQKAPAAETAAAEAPREGEGVAAVERALSIVATLESSDQPVTLAELSARTGFYKSTILRLLGSLIANGYVMRLPDGAYDLGPTAFRLGVAFNRKNAIGHHVVPALQQLVDQGTESASFHVRQDAENRLCLFRVNSNHSTLDRIEAGCSYPLLRGAAGHIILAYEGRSGERYDTIRSHGFNISLGERDPSCAAVAAPVFGPRGTLIGVISLSGPRERFGKTEIAEMKRVLGPVAKALTINLGGAWPAFRK from the coding sequence ATGAAGAAGACGGCGACCAAATTGGCCAAAGCGCCCGCGGCACAAAAAGCGCCGGCGGCGGAAACTGCTGCGGCAGAGGCGCCGCGCGAAGGCGAGGGCGTTGCCGCTGTCGAGCGGGCCTTGTCGATCGTCGCCACCCTCGAGAGCTCGGACCAGCCGGTGACGCTGGCCGAGCTTTCCGCGCGCACCGGCTTTTATAAGAGCACCATCTTGCGGCTGCTCGGATCGCTGATCGCCAACGGCTATGTCATGCGGCTGCCGGACGGTGCTTATGATCTCGGACCGACGGCGTTTCGTCTCGGGGTCGCGTTTAACCGCAAGAACGCCATCGGCCATCACGTGGTGCCCGCGCTGCAGCAGCTTGTCGATCAGGGCACCGAGAGCGCGTCTTTTCATGTGCGACAGGATGCGGAGAATCGCCTGTGTCTGTTTCGGGTGAACTCGAACCATTCGACACTCGATCGCATCGAGGCGGGCTGCAGCTATCCGTTGCTGCGCGGCGCTGCGGGACACATTATTCTTGCGTATGAGGGGCGCAGCGGCGAGCGCTACGACACCATCCGCAGCCATGGTTTCAATATCTCGCTCGGCGAGCGCGACCCGAGTTGTGCTGCGGTGGCGGCCCCGGTGTTCGGCCCGCGCGGCACGCTGATCGGCGTGATCTCTCTGTCCGGCCCACGCGAGCGGTTCGGCAAGACGGAAATCGCGGAGATGAAACGCGTGCTCGGCCCGGTGGCGAAAGCGCTCACCATCAATCTCGGCGGCGCATGGCCGGCGTTCCGGAAGTGA
- a CDS encoding succinate-semialdehyde dehydrogenase/glutarate-semialdehyde dehydrogenase (product_source=KO:K00135; cath_funfam=3.40.605.10; cog=COG1012; ko=KO:K00135; pfam=PF00171; superfamily=53720) has protein sequence MTYPTIELYIDGRWRQANGAPIINPADESVLGTVPHASKADLDDALDAATRGFNVWRNTAPNARAQIILRAAALIRQRVDEMAVAMTLEQGKPLDQARLEILRGCEIIEWDATEGMRLYGRVIPAGPGLQHTVHRQPIGPVAAFSPWNFPMSSPSRKVAGALSSGCSIILKASEETPAGALQLVRAFHDAGLPAGVLNLVFGNPAEISSYLVPQPSIRLITFTGSVPVGKHLASMAGAHMKPAIMELGGHGPVIVCDDADPVSTAAASVVSKSRNAGQVCVAPTRFFVHESKFEAFTNSFAERAAQLKIGNGMDSSTQLGPLANPRRIEAMERLVADATSRGARLLAGGQRIGNRGYFYPLTVLADVPESALAMNEEPFGPLALVNPVRDLDEAISKANALPFGLAAYAFTNSADNVQRLSNGVETGNLSINHFVASTAETPFGGVKDSGYGREGGTEGLSCYTVAKNVSHKFN, from the coding sequence ATGACCTATCCCACCATCGAGCTTTACATCGACGGACGCTGGCGCCAGGCGAACGGCGCACCGATCATCAACCCGGCCGACGAAAGTGTGTTGGGAACGGTGCCACATGCGAGCAAGGCGGATCTCGACGATGCGCTCGATGCGGCGACGCGCGGTTTCAACGTGTGGCGTAACACCGCGCCGAATGCGCGTGCACAGATCATCCTGCGTGCCGCCGCGCTCATTCGCCAACGCGTCGATGAGATGGCGGTGGCGATGACGCTTGAGCAAGGCAAGCCGCTCGATCAGGCGCGGCTGGAAATTCTGCGCGGCTGCGAGATCATCGAATGGGACGCGACGGAAGGCATGCGGCTTTATGGCCGCGTCATTCCCGCGGGCCCCGGCCTGCAGCACACCGTGCATCGCCAACCCATTGGTCCTGTCGCTGCGTTCTCGCCGTGGAATTTTCCGATGAGTTCACCGTCGCGCAAAGTCGCGGGCGCGTTGTCGTCGGGCTGCTCGATCATTCTGAAAGCATCGGAAGAAACGCCGGCCGGTGCGCTGCAGCTCGTGCGCGCCTTCCACGATGCCGGCCTTCCCGCCGGTGTACTCAATCTCGTGTTCGGCAATCCGGCGGAGATCTCCAGCTATCTCGTGCCGCAGCCCTCCATTCGCCTCATCACCTTCACCGGCTCGGTGCCGGTCGGCAAGCATCTCGCGTCGATGGCGGGAGCGCACATGAAGCCTGCGATCATGGAGCTCGGCGGCCACGGCCCGGTGATCGTGTGCGACGACGCCGATCCTGTCTCCACCGCGGCAGCGTCCGTCGTCTCCAAGTCGCGCAATGCGGGGCAAGTGTGCGTCGCGCCGACGCGCTTCTTTGTGCATGAATCGAAGTTTGAGGCATTCACCAACAGCTTTGCCGAGCGTGCCGCGCAGCTCAAGATCGGCAACGGCATGGACTCGTCAACGCAGCTCGGGCCGCTGGCCAATCCACGGCGCATCGAGGCGATGGAGCGGCTGGTGGCGGACGCGACATCGCGTGGCGCGCGCCTGCTCGCGGGCGGACAACGCATCGGCAATCGCGGCTACTTCTATCCGCTCACCGTGCTTGCGGACGTGCCGGAGTCCGCGCTTGCGATGAACGAGGAGCCGTTCGGCCCGCTGGCGCTGGTCAATCCGGTGCGCGATCTCGATGAAGCCATCAGCAAAGCCAACGCGCTGCCGTTCGGCCTTGCGGCTTATGCCTTCACCAACTCAGCAGACAACGTGCAGCGGCTGTCGAACGGCGTGGAGACCGGCAATCTCTCGATCAACCACTTCGTGGCGTCCACCGCCGAGACACCGTTCGGCGGCGTGAAGGACTCAGGCTACGGCCGCGAAGGCGGCACCGAGGGCCTCTCGTGCTACACGGTGGCGAAGAACGTCTCGCACAAGTTCAACTGA
- a CDS encoding 3-hydroxyisobutyrate dehydrogenase-like beta-hydroxyacid dehydrogenase (product_source=COG2084; cath_funfam=1.10.1040.10,3.40.50.720; cog=COG2084; pfam=PF03446,PF14833; superfamily=48179,51735) has protein sequence MTGAIGFIGLGVMGEPICRNLARKTGTPVFGFDRADAPLQRLEAMGVKRAASLADLAKQCDVIFMALPSGKHVAAVCDGDDGLLKSAEARHTIVDLGTSPVEASRELAKRFAAKGASYADAPIARTRQAAEEGTLSVMVGADDAVFKKLQPLIATFATDITHCGAVGAGQVVKILNNMVLMQTVVALGEALETAKRAGLDGKLLFETLAKGSADSFALRNHGMKAMLPDNFPERAFSTEYARKDIAYALDLAQSVNIQLRGAELADSMLGKAIDAGYGELYWPVLARVIKASHTS, from the coding sequence ATGACAGGTGCCATTGGTTTTATCGGTCTTGGTGTGATGGGCGAGCCGATCTGCCGCAATCTCGCCCGCAAGACCGGAACGCCGGTGTTTGGTTTCGATCGCGCGGATGCACCGCTGCAGCGGCTGGAGGCCATGGGCGTGAAGCGCGCGGCGTCTCTCGCCGATCTTGCCAAGCAATGCGACGTGATCTTCATGGCGCTGCCGAGCGGCAAACATGTCGCGGCAGTGTGCGACGGCGATGACGGCCTGCTTAAATCTGCGGAAGCACGCCACACCATTGTCGACCTCGGCACCTCGCCGGTGGAAGCGAGCCGCGAACTCGCCAAGCGCTTTGCCGCGAAAGGCGCAAGCTATGCCGACGCGCCGATCGCGCGCACGCGCCAGGCGGCGGAAGAAGGCACGCTCAGCGTCATGGTCGGCGCCGATGACGCGGTGTTCAAAAAATTGCAGCCGCTGATCGCGACCTTTGCCACCGACATCACCCATTGCGGCGCGGTCGGCGCAGGCCAAGTGGTGAAGATTCTCAACAACATGGTGCTGATGCAGACCGTGGTCGCGCTCGGTGAAGCGCTGGAGACGGCGAAGCGCGCAGGCCTCGACGGCAAGCTGCTGTTCGAGACGCTGGCCAAGGGCTCGGCGGATAGCTTTGCCCTGCGCAACCACGGCATGAAGGCGATGCTGCCGGATAATTTCCCGGAGCGCGCGTTCTCCACCGAATATGCCCGTAAGGACATTGCCTATGCGCTCGATCTTGCGCAGTCGGTGAACATCCAGCTGCGCGGCGCGGAGCTGGCCGACAGTATGCTGGGCAAGGCGATTGACGCCGGCTACGGCGAGCTCTACTGGCCGGTGCTGGCGCGCGTCATCAAGGCGTCGCACACGAGCTGA
- a CDS encoding citrate/tricarballylate utilization protein (product_source=KO:K13795; cath_funfam=3.30.70.20; cog=COG1144; ko=KO:K13795; superfamily=103501,54862; tigrfam=TIGR02484; transmembrane_helix_parts=Inside_1_118,TMhelix_119_141,Outside_142_160,TMhelix_161_183,Inside_184_248,TMhelix_249_271,Outside_272_280,TMhelix_281_303,Inside_304_323,TMhelix_324_341,Outside_342_345,TMhelix_346_368,Inside_369_398), translating into MQRLTDLAVQESGDISLVSTLSADEAEVARVMQICNACRYCEGFCAVFPAMTRRLEFNQADTHYLANLCHNCGSCLHACQYAPPHEFAVNVPQAMAKVRVRTYQEYAWPSAFGRAYQRAGLTVAWALAGGLSLFLVLAIAMNGRLIHEPLKGNFYAIFPHNFLAVLFSIVFLTAILALGIGVVRFWREVSPANGGDARDAASIAKARVPAAAESVSDVAQLRYLGGGHGEGCNEEDDRFTLWRRRFHHFTLYGFLLCFAATCVATLYHYLLNLHAPYDFMSLPVILGTLGGIGLIIGPIGLLWLNINRNPHHGDAAQHGMDRGFILLLLLVSATGFALLLLRDTSYMALWLAIHLGTVMALFLTLPYGKFAHGIYRSAALLKFNIEKRMPNRLGLGGE; encoded by the coding sequence ATGCAACGGCTCACTGATCTGGCCGTGCAGGAGAGCGGCGACATCAGCCTCGTCAGTACCTTGAGCGCGGACGAGGCGGAGGTCGCACGCGTCATGCAGATCTGCAACGCGTGCCGTTATTGCGAAGGCTTCTGCGCCGTGTTTCCGGCGATGACGCGGCGGCTGGAATTCAACCAGGCCGACACGCATTACCTCGCCAATCTCTGCCACAACTGCGGTTCGTGCCTGCATGCGTGCCAATACGCGCCGCCGCATGAATTCGCCGTCAACGTGCCGCAGGCCATGGCGAAAGTGCGCGTGCGCACTTATCAAGAGTATGCGTGGCCTTCCGCATTCGGTCGCGCCTATCAGCGCGCCGGGTTGACGGTGGCGTGGGCGCTCGCGGGTGGGCTCTCGCTGTTCCTCGTGCTGGCGATTGCAATGAACGGGCGGCTGATCCACGAACCGTTGAAGGGAAATTTCTACGCCATCTTCCCGCATAATTTCTTGGCGGTGCTGTTCAGCATTGTGTTCCTCACCGCCATTCTCGCGCTCGGTATCGGCGTGGTGCGGTTCTGGCGCGAGGTCTCGCCCGCGAACGGCGGCGATGCGCGCGACGCGGCGTCGATTGCGAAAGCGCGCGTGCCTGCGGCGGCGGAGTCGGTGTCGGATGTCGCGCAGCTGCGCTATCTCGGCGGCGGCCATGGCGAAGGCTGCAACGAAGAGGATGACCGCTTCACGCTGTGGCGGCGGCGCTTCCATCACTTCACGCTGTATGGCTTCCTGCTGTGCTTTGCGGCGACGTGCGTCGCGACGCTCTATCATTATCTGCTCAATCTCCACGCGCCGTATGACTTTATGAGTCTGCCGGTGATCTTAGGCACGCTCGGCGGCATCGGCCTCATCATCGGCCCTATCGGCCTGTTGTGGCTGAACATCAACCGCAATCCGCATCACGGCGATGCCGCGCAGCACGGCATGGATCGCGGCTTCATCCTGCTGCTGCTGCTCGTCAGCGCCACCGGCTTCGCACTGCTGCTGCTGCGCGACACGTCTTATATGGCGCTGTGGCTCGCCATTCACCTCGGCACGGTGATGGCGCTGTTCCTCACGCTGCCTTACGGAAAGTTCGCTCACGGCATCTACCGCTCCGCCGCGCTGCTGAAGTTCAACATCGAAAAGCGCATGCCGAACCGGTTGGGGCTGGGGGGAGAGTAG
- a CDS encoding branched-chain amino acid transport system substrate-binding protein (product_source=KO:K01999; cath_funfam=3.40.50.2300; cleavage_site_network=SignalP-noTM; cog=COG0683; ko=KO:K01999; pfam=PF13458; superfamily=53822), with product MTLRALTRGLYLSAALLFTGQAAHAADTIKIGVLNDQTGVFADNGGLGSVAAAKLAAEDFGGELLGQKIEVIAADHQNKPDVAAAIARKWFDTESVDVIADGAASSAGFAMLEVAKQKNKIFVISGSGSSDFTGKACSPISFHFAYDTYALAKMTGQAITKAGGNSWYFVTADYAFGHALQRDSTKFIEAAGGKVVGSAAHPLGSTDMASFLLQAQGSKAKVVGLSTSGADVQTAIKQAGEFGIVESGQQLAGLLVFITDVNALGLKATQGLQLTTSFYWDLNDETRAWSKRYFAATGGKVPSLVQAGVYSGVHHYLAAVKAAGTKDPAIVAKKMHEMKVNDMYNKDVTVRPDGRVLHTMYLMQVKKPEESKYKYDYYKVISSSPGEEAFRPVSEGNCPLVKG from the coding sequence ATGACTTTAAGAGCATTGACGAGAGGTTTGTATTTGTCGGCGGCGCTGCTGTTCACAGGGCAGGCAGCACATGCCGCGGACACCATCAAGATCGGCGTGCTGAACGACCAGACCGGCGTGTTCGCCGACAATGGCGGCCTCGGCTCAGTCGCCGCTGCGAAACTCGCGGCGGAGGATTTCGGAGGCGAACTGCTGGGCCAGAAGATTGAGGTGATCGCCGCCGATCACCAGAACAAGCCGGACGTTGCCGCCGCCATAGCGCGCAAGTGGTTCGACACCGAAAGTGTTGACGTGATCGCCGACGGCGCGGCGTCGTCCGCGGGCTTTGCGATGCTCGAAGTCGCCAAGCAGAAGAACAAGATCTTCGTCATCAGCGGCTCGGGTTCGTCGGACTTCACCGGCAAGGCCTGCTCGCCGATCAGCTTCCACTTCGCTTACGACACTTATGCGCTGGCGAAGATGACGGGGCAAGCGATCACCAAGGCCGGCGGCAATAGCTGGTATTTTGTCACGGCCGATTACGCGTTCGGCCATGCGTTGCAGCGCGACTCCACCAAGTTCATCGAGGCGGCGGGCGGTAAGGTGGTGGGCTCGGCGGCGCATCCGCTCGGCTCCACCGACATGGCCTCGTTCCTGCTGCAGGCGCAGGGCTCCAAGGCCAAAGTCGTCGGTCTCTCCACGTCCGGCGCCGACGTGCAGACCGCAATCAAGCAGGCGGGCGAATTCGGCATCGTCGAAAGCGGCCAGCAGCTTGCGGGTCTTCTGGTCTTCATCACCGACGTCAATGCGCTCGGCCTCAAGGCCACGCAGGGACTGCAGTTGACGACATCATTCTATTGGGATCTGAACGACGAGACCCGCGCCTGGTCGAAGCGTTACTTCGCGGCGACTGGCGGCAAGGTGCCGAGCCTGGTGCAGGCCGGTGTCTACAGCGGCGTGCATCACTATCTTGCCGCGGTGAAGGCCGCAGGCACCAAGGACCCGGCCATCGTCGCCAAGAAGATGCACGAGATGAAGGTCAACGACATGTACAACAAGGACGTCACCGTGCGTCCGGACGGCCGCGTGCTGCACACCATGTATCTGATGCAGGTCAAGAAGCCGGAAGAATCGAAGTACAAGTACGACTACTACAAGGTCATCAGCTCATCGCCGGGCGAAGAGGCGTTCCGCCCGGTGAGCGAGGGCAACTGCCCGCTGGTGAAGGGTTAA
- a CDS encoding hypothetical protein (product_source=Hypo-rule applied; superfamily=53474), whose protein sequence is MKKSETSVTQAFTQIPDLLACDEALMQRGRFLDVDCLLGSTEQAYHVSIRAGRIIDMARAPILMRSWRFAYRATPQAWTAYWEPMPKAGWHDLLSLTKRGEATLEGDIYPFMTHLQYFKNLLALPRSSGGAA, encoded by the coding sequence TTGAAAAAATCTGAAACAAGCGTGACGCAGGCGTTCACGCAAATTCCTGATCTATTGGCATGCGATGAAGCGCTGATGCAGCGCGGGCGCTTTCTCGATGTGGATTGTCTGCTTGGCTCCACCGAGCAGGCATATCACGTGTCGATCCGCGCAGGCCGCATCATCGACATGGCGCGGGCGCCGATCCTGATGCGCTCGTGGCGCTTTGCGTATCGCGCGACGCCGCAGGCGTGGACCGCGTATTGGGAGCCGATGCCGAAAGCCGGCTGGCACGATCTGCTCTCGCTCACCAAGCGCGGCGAGGCGACGCTGGAAGGCGACATTTATCCGTTCATGACTCATCTTCAGTATTTCAAGAATCTGTTGGCGCTGCCGCGATCATCAGGAGGTGCAGCATGA
- a CDS encoding pimeloyl-ACP methyl ester carboxylesterase (product_source=COG0596; cath_funfam=3.40.50.1820; cog=COG0596; pfam=PF00561; superfamily=53474) — MTGRIEPMVGRYVHVDIDGTPHRIYFEEAGQGIPLVCLHTAGSDGRQWRYLLADEEFAKNFRIIAFDMPWHGKSNPPANWDGSEYQLTTVRYTQTIRAFCSALELDKPIVMGCSIGGRIVLNLAIDHASEFRALIGLEAADFQAPWYDTTWLNRPDIHGGEVCAALVSGLVAPQSPAEARMETLWAYKQGGPGVFKGDLYFYRVDGDLRGRTDAIDTKVCPLYLLTGEYDFSCMPEDTVRTASGIKGAQVTIMEQLGHFPMSENPAQFRRYIAPVLNDILKQH; from the coding sequence ATGACCGGCCGCATCGAGCCCATGGTGGGGCGCTACGTCCATGTCGATATCGACGGCACGCCGCACCGGATTTATTTCGAGGAAGCAGGCCAAGGCATTCCGCTGGTGTGTCTCCACACCGCAGGCAGCGACGGGCGGCAGTGGCGCTATCTCCTGGCGGATGAGGAATTTGCGAAAAACTTCCGCATCATCGCCTTCGACATGCCCTGGCACGGCAAGTCCAACCCGCCGGCGAATTGGGACGGCAGCGAATATCAGCTCACAACAGTGCGCTACACGCAAACCATCCGCGCGTTCTGCTCAGCACTTGAACTCGATAAGCCCATCGTGATGGGCTGTTCGATCGGCGGGCGCATCGTGCTCAATCTTGCCATCGATCACGCATCCGAGTTTCGCGCGTTGATCGGCTTGGAGGCGGCGGACTTCCAGGCGCCGTGGTACGACACCACGTGGCTGAACCGCCCCGATATTCACGGCGGCGAAGTCTGCGCCGCGCTGGTCTCCGGCCTCGTCGCTCCGCAAAGCCCGGCGGAAGCGCGCATGGAAACGCTGTGGGCCTACAAGCAAGGCGGCCCCGGCGTGTTCAAGGGCGACCTTTATTTCTATCGCGTCGATGGCGACCTGCGCGGCCGCACGGACGCGATCGATACCAAAGTGTGCCCGCTTTATCTGCTCACCGGCGAATACGACTTCTCGTGCATGCCGGAGGACACGGTGCGCACAGCGAGCGGCATCAAGGGTGCGCAAGTCACCATCATGGAGCAGCTCGGGCATTTCCCGATGAGCGAAAACCCCGCGCAGTTCCGCCGCTACATCGCGCCGGTGCTGAACGACATTTTGAAACAACATTAA
- a CDS encoding tripartite-type tricarboxylate transporter receptor subunit TctC (product_source=COG3181; cath_funfam=3.40.190.10; cleavage_site_network=SignalP-noTM; cog=COG3181; pfam=PF03401; superfamily=53850; transmembrane_helix_parts=Inside_1_12,TMhelix_13_30,Outside_31_331): MRVIRGSALTRRAAAAMLLVASVMVLAPTARAADGYPNRLIKLLVPFPAGSATDVEARFLAEKVGAVLNQKIIVENKPGANGNLGAGEAARAAPDGYTLYLATNSTHSANVHLYNKLPFDPVADFVPVARLTRNPLVMVVAKDFPAKNLAEFITYAKANPGKLSYGTGNTGSMAAAQLVKSMTGIDAVRVSYPGTPQAITDLLGGRIEFIITDIAVTREFIQQGSLRALGVTTPVRIASLPDVPTMAEAGLPGYDFAAWSGLFVPKGTPNDIVQTLNKALTQVVTTPEAQKFFADIGLEPNISTSAGLADYVKAQTELWGRIIKESGLEKI, from the coding sequence ATGAGAGTGATACGAGGGTCCGCGCTGACGCGGCGTGCAGCGGCTGCGATGCTGCTGGTGGCATCAGTCATGGTGCTTGCACCCACTGCACGTGCGGCGGATGGCTATCCGAACCGCCTGATCAAATTGCTGGTGCCGTTTCCGGCGGGCAGCGCGACGGACGTGGAAGCGCGCTTCTTGGCGGAAAAAGTCGGCGCGGTGCTCAATCAGAAAATCATCGTCGAGAACAAGCCGGGCGCGAACGGCAATTTAGGGGCGGGTGAAGCGGCGCGCGCGGCGCCGGATGGCTACACGCTTTATCTCGCAACCAACTCGACGCACTCCGCCAACGTGCATCTCTACAACAAGCTGCCGTTCGATCCGGTGGCCGACTTCGTGCCCGTGGCGCGGCTGACGCGCAATCCGCTGGTGATGGTGGTGGCGAAGGATTTTCCCGCGAAGAATCTCGCGGAATTCATCACTTATGCAAAAGCCAATCCCGGCAAGCTGAGCTACGGCACCGGCAACACCGGCAGCATGGCGGCGGCGCAACTGGTGAAGTCGATGACGGGCATCGATGCCGTGCGCGTGTCTTATCCCGGCACACCGCAGGCGATCACCGATCTGCTCGGCGGCCGCATCGAGTTCATCATCACCGACATCGCGGTGACGCGTGAATTCATCCAGCAGGGCTCGCTGCGTGCGCTTGGTGTCACCACGCCGGTGCGCATCGCCTCGCTGCCGGATGTGCCGACCATGGCCGAGGCAGGTCTGCCCGGTTACGACTTCGCGGCGTGGAGCGGCCTATTCGTGCCGAAGGGCACGCCGAATGACATCGTCCAGACGCTGAACAAGGCGCTGACACAAGTGGTGACGACGCCGGAAGCGCAAAAGTTCTTCGCCGACATCGGTCTCGAGCCCAACATCTCAACGTCCGCAGGTCTTGCGGACTACGTGAAGGCGCAGACCGAATTGTGGGGCCGCATCATCAAGGAGTCCGGTCTTGAAAAAATCTGA
- a CDS encoding tricarballylate dehydrogenase (product_source=KO:K13796; cath_funfam=3.50.50.60; cog=COG1053; ko=KO:K13796; pfam=PF00890; superfamily=51905; tigrfam=TIGR02485), which translates to MIDVLVIGGGNAALCSALMAREAGASVLMLESAPREWRGGNSMHVRNLRCMHDAPQDVLVEAYPEEEYWQDLLKVTGGLTNEPLARMVIRHSSQCRPWMQSHGVRFQPPLSGALHVARTNAFFMGGGKALVNAYYRSAQNLGVEIRYDTPVKSLELKDGRFVAAITEAGERIEAKSCVLGCGGFESNLAWQREAWGQNERGEWTAENFLIRGTRFNQGVLLKFMIDQGADTIGDPTQAHCVAIDARAPLYDGGICTRIDCVSLGVVVNREGQRFYDEGEDFWPKRYAIWGRLVAQQPGQTAWSIIDQKAIGRFMPPVFEGTKANTLEELAMKIGLDPATFVQTLSAYNTACRPGTFDHTKLDDCRTEGLTPAKTHWARLIDTPPFYAYPLKPGITFTYLGMKTDFTAAVRFKDVPSSNLFAAGEMVAGNVLGKGYTAGIGMSIGTAFGRIAGVNAAQAAGFRHPTFEKELAYATAH; encoded by the coding sequence ATGATTGACGTTCTGGTCATCGGCGGCGGCAACGCGGCGCTGTGCTCGGCGCTGATGGCGCGCGAGGCGGGGGCCTCGGTGCTGATGCTGGAATCCGCGCCGCGCGAATGGCGCGGCGGCAACTCCATGCACGTGCGCAATCTGCGCTGCATGCACGATGCGCCGCAGGATGTGCTGGTGGAAGCCTATCCGGAAGAAGAGTATTGGCAGGATCTGCTCAAGGTCACCGGCGGTCTCACCAACGAGCCGCTGGCGCGCATGGTGATCCGTCACTCCTCGCAATGCCGGCCGTGGATGCAAAGCCACGGCGTGCGCTTTCAGCCGCCGCTCTCCGGCGCGCTGCATGTGGCGCGCACCAACGCCTTCTTCATGGGCGGCGGCAAGGCGCTGGTGAATGCGTATTACCGCAGCGCGCAGAATCTCGGCGTCGAGATCCGCTACGACACGCCGGTGAAGAGCCTGGAGCTGAAGGATGGCCGCTTCGTCGCCGCGATTACAGAAGCAGGCGAGCGCATCGAGGCGAAGAGCTGCGTGCTCGGCTGCGGCGGCTTCGAATCCAATCTCGCATGGCAGCGCGAGGCGTGGGGCCAGAACGAGCGCGGCGAGTGGACCGCCGAGAACTTCCTGATCCGCGGCACGCGGTTCAATCAGGGTGTGCTCTTGAAATTCATGATCGATCAAGGCGCGGATACCATCGGCGATCCGACGCAGGCGCATTGCGTCGCTATCGATGCCCGCGCGCCGCTTTACGATGGCGGCATTTGCACCCGCATCGACTGCGTCTCTCTCGGCGTGGTGGTGAACCGCGAAGGGCAACGGTTCTACGATGAGGGCGAGGATTTCTGGCCGAAACGCTATGCGATCTGGGGCCGCCTCGTGGCGCAGCAGCCGGGCCAGACCGCGTGGTCGATCATCGACCAGAAAGCCATCGGCCGCTTCATGCCGCCGGTGTTCGAAGGCACCAAGGCGAACACGCTGGAAGAGCTGGCCATGAAGATCGGGCTTGATCCCGCGACCTTCGTGCAGACGCTGTCGGCCTACAACACCGCGTGCCGCCCCGGCACCTTCGATCACACCAAGCTGGACGATTGCCGCACCGAGGGGCTCACGCCTGCGAAAACGCACTGGGCGCGCCTCATCGACACGCCGCCGTTCTATGCCTATCCGCTTAAGCCCGGCATCACCTTCACTTATCTCGGCATGAAGACCGACTTCACTGCGGCGGTGCGTTTCAAGGATGTGCCGAGCAGCAATCTGTTCGCGGCGGGCGAAATGGTGGCGGGCAATGTGCTTGGCAAGGGCTACACCGCCGGCATCGGCATGAGCATCGGCACCGCCTTCGGGCGCATCGCGGGCGTCAACGCTGCGCAAGCGGCCGGCTTCCGCCACCCGACATTCGAGAAGGAATTGGCCTATGCAACGGCTCACTGA